A genomic stretch from Bacillota bacterium includes:
- a CDS encoding DegV family protein, with the protein MKNYVIITDSCIDLPCELANELELVILPLAVNVEGKEYLNYLDERDITAKAFYQLLREHKKTSTAQATPQNFIEVLTPLLEAGNDILSISFSSQLSGTYSASLVAKKELLEKFPDRVIHTIDSTCASMGQGLLLTYAAHLKKEGKSLEEVSTWVEENKLLVSHLFTVSDLGHLRRGGRLSASKEILGTLLNVKPLLHVSLEGKLVVYGKARGRYKSLNALVNRMVETFDKSLDQIVYISHGDSLEDAMYVKSLVMEKLNVKDENIFVNTIGPVIGSHSGVDTLAIFYLGNERTA; encoded by the coding sequence ATGAAAAATTATGTCATTATTACTGATTCATGTATTGATTTACCGTGTGAACTAGCAAACGAATTAGAGCTCGTCATTTTACCACTAGCCGTAAATGTAGAAGGAAAAGAGTATCTCAATTATTTAGATGAAAGAGACATTACCGCTAAAGCTTTTTACCAACTATTACGAGAACATAAAAAAACGTCAACAGCGCAAGCAACGCCTCAAAATTTTATCGAAGTTTTGACTCCTCTTCTTGAGGCGGGAAATGATATCTTGTCAATATCTTTTTCTTCTCAATTATCTGGAACTTATAGTGCTTCTCTTGTTGCCAAAAAGGAATTATTAGAAAAATTTCCTGACAGAGTTATTCATACCATCGATTCAACCTGTGCATCTATGGGACAAGGACTTCTTCTTACTTATGCTGCTCATTTAAAAAAAGAGGGTAAATCTTTAGAAGAGGTATCAACTTGGGTGGAAGAGAATAAATTGTTAGTAAGTCATCTTTTTACTGTTAGTGATTTAGGTCACTTAAGAAGAGGCGGAAGACTATCCGCAAGTAAAGAGATTTTAGGTACACTTCTTAATGTCAAACCCCTACTTCATGTATCCCTTGAAGGAAAATTAGTTGTCTATGGAAAAGCAAGAGGTCGTTATAAATCCTTAAACGCACTGGTAAACAGAATGGTGGAAACATTTGACAAATCTCTTGACCAAATCGTCTACATTTCTCATGGAGATTCGTTAGAAGATGCTATGTATGTCAAATCTCTTGTGATGGAAAAATTAAATGTAAAAGATGAGAATATCTTCGTAAACACAATAGGACCCGTTATTGGAAGTCATTCGGGAGTCGATACACTAGCTATTTTTTACTTAGGGA